In Thauera aromatica K172, one DNA window encodes the following:
- a CDS encoding sulfite exporter TauE/SafE family protein — METEYLFVVLGLAALFAGFVDAVVGGGGLIQLPALFAAFPAAMPATLFGTNKLASIVGTASAAIQYGRRVRIPWRVAVPGAFAALIGSWYGAKAVAYLDPAILRPLILLLLVLVAIYTFVRKDLGAVSTEPEHGVRSVLLALAIGLGIGFYDGFFGPGTGSFLIFLFIRLLGMDFLRASVSAKILNVATNVAAIAYFVGNVELLWALAAVMAVCNLSGAVLGSRMALRHGTGFVRKMFLGVVLVLIVRLAYDTFLR; from the coding sequence ATGGAAACCGAATATCTTTTCGTCGTTCTGGGGCTGGCCGCGCTGTTTGCCGGTTTTGTTGACGCGGTCGTCGGCGGTGGCGGCCTGATCCAGCTCCCGGCGCTGTTTGCCGCTTTCCCGGCGGCAATGCCGGCGACGCTGTTCGGCACCAACAAGCTGGCGAGCATTGTCGGCACCGCCAGTGCCGCGATCCAGTACGGTCGCCGCGTCCGCATTCCATGGCGGGTGGCGGTGCCGGGAGCGTTCGCGGCGCTGATCGGCTCATGGTACGGGGCGAAAGCCGTGGCCTACCTCGATCCGGCGATCCTCCGGCCGCTGATTCTGCTGTTGCTCGTGCTGGTGGCAATCTACACTTTTGTCCGCAAGGACCTGGGTGCGGTGTCGACCGAGCCGGAGCATGGCGTGCGCTCGGTGCTGCTGGCGCTCGCGATCGGGCTGGGGATCGGGTTTTATGACGGATTCTTCGGTCCGGGTACGGGCAGCTTCCTGATTTTCCTCTTCATCCGCCTGCTCGGGATGGATTTCCTGCGTGCCTCGGTATCGGCCAAAATCCTCAATGTGGCGACGAATGTTGCCGCGATTGCCTACTTTGTCGGCAATGTCGAGCTGCTGTGGGCGCTTGCCGCCGTGATGGCCGTGTGCAACCTGAGCGGGGCGGTTCTTGGCTCCCGGATGGCGCTGCGGCATGGAACGGGCTTCGTGCGCAAGATGTTCCTCGGCGTCGTGCTGGTGCTGATCGTGCGCCTCGCCTACGACACTTTCCTGCGTTGA